Part of the Pseudobdellovibrionaceae bacterium genome is shown below.
GTTATCAGCGTAGAGGTCATTAAAATGCGGGGTAAGCACGAAATCCACGCCTGCGGATTTAAGTTTCGACAGATCTTGTTCAAGGGATTGTGGGTAATTTTGTAGGTCTTGGGGATTATCAAATTGGGTCGGGTTTACAAAAATGCTAAAAATTGTACGATCGTTTTCGCTTCGAGATCGTAAGGCCAACGACAAATGACCATCGTGCAAGGCTCCCATGGTGGGTACAAATCCCAACGATCCATTGAGGGTTTTTCTGATTTTTTGCCAGTTTTCTATATGAGAAAATACTTTCATTATTCAAAGCTCTCTTTGAGTGAAGGAAAATCGCCTGACACCACGGCCTGATGAAAGTTGTTGAGTGCTTCAACGACCAAATGTTGACCACTTAAGAATTGCCGTACAAATTTGGGGCGGAAATCTTTATTCATTCCAAGGAGGTCGTGTAAAACCAGAACTTGTCCATCGGTATCTGGGCCGGCACCGATGCCGATGGTTGGGATTTTTAAACTTTCGCTGACTTCTCGGGCCAAAACGCTGGGCACGCATTCAAGAACTAATGCCGTAACTCCGGCTTTTTCAAGCAATAGCGATTGTGTTCGCAATTTATCTGCCGCTTGTTGATCTCGGCCCTGAACTTTGTATCCACCCAGCATATTCACTGATTGTGGTGTTAGCCCGAGGTGGCCTATGACAGGAACACCGCTTTCAACAATGTAATTTACAAGTTCTAAATTTCCAGCTGCGCCTTCAAGTTTTACTGCGTGGGCACCAGCTTTGACCAAGGCCTCTACGGCCTTCATATTTTCAGTTAAATCTTTACGGTAAGATAAAAATGGCAAGTCACCCACGATAAATTTTTTTGCGGCCCCACGGGAAACCGCAGAAACGTGCCAAGCCATCTGTTCAATAGAAATGGGCAGCGTAGATGCGTGTCCGTGCATGACCATTGCCGCACTGTCGCCGACCAATAGGCAGTCCACATCAGAATCTGCCAGTAAACACGCCGACCAGTAGTCGTAGCAAGTAACCATACTGATTTTTTCGCCGTTAGATTTTTTTACTAAGAAGCTCAGTGAATTCATTGTGGTCTCGTTGTTTTATAAAATTTAAGAAACGATTCATAGATATCTGAAAGTGGGTTTCCCGATAGGGCCTGCAAATTTTTGTCAATAGTCTGCTTGTCGCCTCTAGCCAGCGGCCCGGTCAGAGCTGACTCCGAGTATGTGAGGATGTTATTCATTGTGACTCTTAAAAATGGAAACAACACTTCTCTGGGCAACCCAAGGTATTTTTCAAACTCTTGAAAACAAGCCTGGGCCAAGACGGTGGGAAAGTTCCCCGAGATCACACACAAAGCATGGTACAAAGCAAAATTTTTCTCTTCTAAGGGGAAACTCGGATTAGGCAATTCTGGAAACACCTGATCAAACGAGGTGCTTTCTGAAACATAGACAAACGGAATTTGAGGATAGAGTTCTTTTTCATAGAGCTCAGGGCCAAAAGTCATTAGCGGGTGCAGAGTCACCATGTTGGGCAAGGTGAGGCTTCCAGAAAAATGAACCACCACTTTTTCGCCAAAGTGTTGTTGGCTGGCCCAACTCACCAGAGCCTGATCAGATATAGCCAGTAAGACATGATCGACTTGTTCAAGGGAATGTGTAAGGCGATCTCCTGCATAGGGAAAGTCGTCAATGTTGAGTGTATTGAATTCTCTTAAGGGTTTTCGCGCCCACTGCCAGTGGGGCACCTCGAGGGATTGAAAATAAAAATGTAAATGTCGCGCCAATCGGCCGGAGCCAACAATGAGATACTTTGGCGACTTTGGTACCTGTCCCATGGATCAAGTCCTTATCGTAGTTAAAATCATCCAACCTCACGGAACTAAAAAATAGCAGCTAGAGAGTCTGCCTTTTCGATCACCGGCCCAACACAACAGTGTCTGGCTTAAGGGTTTAGAGTTGCCTTCTTTTTTAGCAGATTTTACCAGCAAAGGTAATCTCTATGGCGCAAGGCAGCAAGTAGGTTGCCAGCGGGATTTAAAGTGATAAGAACCGCAACCAATGAAAAAGCTGGCAGTCATAATCTTGGGTTTGATGGTTCTCGTAGGCCTAACAATGGGGGTTCATTCTCTCGTGTCGGCTCGGTTGGTATTGAAAATGAAACCCACCGAATTTGAGCATTGGGATTCAATAGGGGCGGTCACCTACTATCGGTTGCGTCAGGAGCTGAATGAGGCCGACAAGGTCTATTATCAAGTTGATCCCATTCTAAAAGGGGGTCATTTGTGGGTTCGGGGATTAGAACTTACAGCGAAAGCCGATCACTCCGGCGTACAGTGGTTAAATGCCCTGGACGACCCGCCGGGGGAAGGTGTGATCTTATCGGTAGTACCGCTGACCCGACTCAATCAGCCACGAAGTCGACGAAAGGTGAACTGGGAAAGACTCTCAGCCACCATCGAGCAGGCGGGATTAAAAAAATACATTATCAAAGTGCATGACCCGCAATAGCGAAAAGGTATCCCTTTCCTTTTTGCGTTGCACAGCGCTACGTCGTAGCGCTGTGCAACGCAAAAAGGAAAGGGATACCTTTTCGCTATTGAGGGTCGTGTGGCATGAGGCGACGAAAGCTTCTAAAATATGTGCGTGGAGAGAGCTCAAGAAAATCAGAAATTCGAGCCATATAGATACAGGCAAAGCGTTCCATTTGATTGGCAAAGTAGCTTTCTTCAATACCCGCGCGCATGATCTCACCCCAATAGGGATTAAACTGCTCTTGTTGCTTTTTTATAAGGGGGCCGATCTGTTTGTCCAGAGCAGAAATATCCGACATGAGAGTGTCGATTTTTTTCTCGTGTTTTTTGTGGTGATTTTCAATTTGATCTGAAACAAGTTGGTCTACTTCACGCTCTAAGGGGACTTTTTTGTCCATGAGAGTTGTGATCTGTTGTGTGTAAGGAAGAGCTTCGAAAGTTTTTCGAACCTCTTCTTCCAGTTCTTCCACGACAAGCGCAGTCCGCCACGCACAATCTTTTTTGAGTCGAACAATATCTCCGTAGATATGGTCACCGATGTACAAAATCTCGTTCGGGTCTAAGTGAAGATCGGCAGTGAAGCGAGCGGCACAACCGCCCTGATAGACTCCGGGTTCAAGTGTCGATTCGAGGTTTGTCATCAAGCCTGATTCAGTATCAATTTTAAGAAAATTCAGCTTGTCATAAAAGAAGCGGGGCTTTTGAGCCGCAGCAATAACAAACTCAAAAAGCTCTTCCCAGTTCTTGTGTTGTTTTAAAAAGGGGTTAATGGCGTAATCAAGAAGGAGTTTGCAATAGGGATAGTCGGAATTTGTTAATACAAATATCTTTTTCCCGTGAGCTTTGAATCTCTCTAAACCCTGTACCACAGCTTCGTCTTTGATAACAAAATCTTGTAGTCGACTTCTGACCACACTTTTAAGGCTATCATCCCGGTGAGACATATCGAGGGCCCACAGCACATCATCAGCCATGGTGTAATAGTCCGGCAGAGACTCTGCGTGAGTTTTATCTTTTAGGTCAACCAGTTGGGCAAAGAGCGTGGCGTGGGCTATGGAAAAAGTGGTGTCCACCGTATCGTAGTTGGAATCGCTCAAATCTACGTATGTACTTTTGTAAATACGGCGTTGAGATTTATAATCAATGGGCTTGAGGCCATGGTAGCTGACACGAATAGCTCCATGGCGGCTGAGTTTAAGTACGTTGCCATGGGTTTTATCTAAGACAAGTCCACGTACGGCCCTTTGAAAGTCGAACTTTAAGTTTAACACTTCTTTGGGATAGTCTTTGTCGGCCACCAGCTTCTTCACAATCATGCTGTGGGCCAAAGCTTCAAAGGCTTGGCTATCATACCGCACCAACGTGTGGTCCATATCAAAACCAATGTAATTGATGCGTTTGAGATTCAATGTGCGGTTTACGTAAACTTGTCTATTCATGATTTAATATGGGCAACTACCGTTCAACTTTAAACTTTTTATCGTTCCAGGCCATCATTCCGCCTTGCATGTTAAAGACGTTTTGAAGGCCCGCTTCTTTGGCCATCGCCGATGCCTGAGCGGAACGACCACCACTTCGGCATATAAAAACGATAGTACCAGTTGTAGGAAGTTCGTTTTTGCGGCTGGGGATTTCATCTAAAGTGATGAGGGTAGCGCCTGGAATGTGGCCAAGATCACCTGTGTACTCATCGGGCCGTCGAACATCAATTAAATGGACACCGTCTTTCTTTTCGAAAACCTCTTCACAGGTGACATCAAATACAGTTGGAAACATGGGGTTGGGCATTTTGTTCGTGAAATTAACAACGGATTTTTCGCTCATAATCATGACCTCGCTGGTTAATACTTGTGCCTGGGCACGCCATAAGCCAGTATCTTATGCGCATTTTACCTCGATGTCATGTTTCGGGTGGGAAAGGGCAAAATGGCACAAGCCGCCGAAGTTCGATTTACTGAAGACCAATTGCGGGCACTCGATGTTCTGCATAAACCCGGCAATGTGTTTATCACCGGCGAAGCCGGCAGCGGCAAGAGCTTCGTTATACGGCATTTTCATAGAAGCCTAAATGCTAAGACCTTTCCCATTTTAGCAAGCACCGGTGCCGCAGCGGTGTTGGTGGGAGGACGGACCTTTCATAGTTTTATGGGGTTGGGAATCATGGAGGGCGGCGTTGATGCAACGGTGCGCCGAGCCGTATCGGATCGGAGGGTGGTGTCTCGATTGAAAAAGGCGGAGGGGATAATCATCGATGAAGTCTCAATGATTTCAGGGCCCGCGCTGAGGGCCGCAGAACATATTTGTCGAATAGCTAGAAGCCATGAGGATCTTCCTTGGGGGGGCTTAAAGGTGGTCGCTGTGGGGGATTTTGCCCAACTTCCCCCTGTGGAGGCCGATCGTCAGGGCAAGTCTTGGGCTTTTTTGGACCCCGTATGGGAGCAGTCAGATTTTAGCACGGTGGTTTTGCGTCAAAATATGCGTACCCAGGATCATAATTTTTTAAGTGTGTTGAATACGGTTCGCAAGGGAGAGGTGGATTCAGATGTGGAGACCTATTTAAACTCCCGCATTTACTCGATTGAGGATGGCGAATTTCACGGCACTCGATTGTTTCCCCTTCGTCGACAGACTGAAGAATTCAATGACCGACAATTGGCCCAGCTAGAAGGTGACCTACATACTTTTACGGCCCAATACGTAGGAAAAGATCGATCCATAGCGCAGTTAAAAAAATGCTCCCCTTTGCCGGAGTTTCTGCGCCTTAAGCTAGGGGCCCTTGTCATGTTACGCCATAATGATCCGCGTCAAAGATGGGTGAACGGAAGTACGGGGTGGGTGAGGTCGATCAGTGAAAACTCTATTCGAGTGGAGTTGGCATCAGGTCGTGAGGTAGATGTGGAGCCGATCACTCTTACCCAAATGAATGCTGAAGGTCAGGTGCAGGCGGCCGTAACACAGATGCCATTAAACTTGGCCTATGCGGCAACCATACACAAGGCCCAAGGTTTAACTTTAGACAGTGCTTTAATTAACCTTGACGCTCTGTGGGAGCCAGGTCAGGCCTACGTGGCTTTGAGTCGGGTGATACAAGGGGGGCGGCTGTGCATTCAAAAGTGGAGCCCCGGTTCAATAAAATCAGATCCTCAGGTTATGGATTTTTATCGTCACTTAGAAGCCCAACTCGAGGACACGTCTTTACTTTAGGTGCGTTTCATGTTTTTAAGATGCTGGGAGGTGTCACGTGGAAACAATGACTACACAAACAAAGGATAAAACCATGTCGCAGAGGTCTTCTGAAGCCTTCAACCCCGTGGGTTTAGAGGGAATGGAGTTTATTGAGTATGCATCACCTGATCCCGATGCCTTAGAAGAACTCTTTTATAAACTTGGGTTCAAGAAAATAGCCCAGCACAAGAGCCAAGATGTAGGACTCTTTCGGCAAGGGGGAGTGAATTTCATTTTGAACAAAGAAAAGGGCAGTTTTGCCGATGAGTTTCGCGATGCCCATGGCCCGTCAGTTTGTGCAACGGGTTTTCGAGTCAAGGATGCAAAAGAAGCCTTCAAGGCGGCTGTTGAGCGAGGGGCTCGTCCTGTAGAAGCCGCTCCTTTTCATAGTTTTCCAGCTATCTATGGAATAGGTGATTCGGTGGTTTATTTTGTAGATCATCACCATGAGGGCAAAGTTTACGAGGGTGATTTCAATTACATCGGTCCAACAGATGTTCCTGGCTTTGGGGCTGAGGTGATTGATCACATGACAAACAATGTGCCGCTTGGGCAAATGCAACAGTGGTGTGATTTTTACGAGAAAGTTTTTAACTTCAGCGAGCAGCGCTACTTCGATATTAAAGGAGAGTCCACGGGACTTATTTCGAAGGTGATGCGTTCGCCTTGTAAAAAAATTATTATTCCTATTAATGAGCCTTCAGATTCTAAGTCGCAAATTCAAGAATACCTTGATGAATATAAAGGTTCGGGCATTCAACACATTGCTCTGTTAACCAATGACATTATTCAGACGGTATCTAATATGAGAAGACAGGGTATCGATTTCTTAGAGGTGCCGGACACCTACTATGAACTTTTGCCCGAGCGTATGCCGCAAATTTCTGAAGACATAGATGTTTTGCGAGATTTAAAAATTCTAGTTGATGGCGATGACGAGGGGTACCTGTTGCAGATTTTCACGAAAACTCTCATTGGACCGATCTTCTACGAGATCATCCAGCGCAAAAATCACAACGGATTTGGCGAGGGGAACTTTCAGGCTCTATTTGATTCTATTGAGTTGGATCAAAAGCGTCGAGGTTATTTATAGGTCGAGGCAATAGGAGGCCATCGTGCACCATTTTTCACAAGGTATTAATACGAAGCAGGCGCACAAAGCCATCCCAGACGGCCACTTCGAAGAGGAACAAGGTCATCTGGGCTTCTTTGGCCCTGTCTCCCATTTAATTCGCAAACAACCAAGCACCCGCTGGACAAATATCGACGGTCCGCTGAAACCCAGACTGTATGATCTGGTTGAGTACAAATCTACCGATCAATGGCAGCGCCTTTTGTTCAATGATTCAGTTTCTATTGGGTATCAACATGTGACGGTGAAGTCAGCTGACCAGCTGGTGGGTGAGAGAAATGCCGATGGAGACATCGTTTATTTTTGTCATCAGGGGTCGGGGCAGATTTTGTCTGAATATGGTCAACTTGATTATCGGAGAGGGCATTATGTGATCATTCCAAAATGTGTCACATACACCGTGAATGCCACTGAGCCGACCACATTTTTGACCATCGAAAACCGAACAAGTCATTATGTGGAACCAGATCGCGGTATTGTTGGGCGGCATGCCGTTTTTGATGTGAATGCCATTGGCAAGCCCAATCTCGAAGTTCAGGAGTCCACGCTGTCTTCTGCTGGCATTGATATCAAACAGATTCGAGTCAAGCACTGTGATGAGCTAACGACCTATAGTTTCTCTAGCAATGTGTACGACGTTGTCGGTTGGAAGGGAGACCTGTTTCCCTATACGCTTCATATGGATGATATGATGCCACTGATGAGCCACAGGGCACATTTGCCGCCCAGTGCTCATAGTACTTTTGTGGCCAGAGACTTTGTGATCTGCACTTTTTTGCCTCGACCGCTTGAACATGACGAAGACGCATTGAAAGTGCCATTTTATCATCAGAACATCGATTACGATGAAGTGTTGTTTTATCACGATGGTGATTTTTTTAGTCGTGATAATTTGCACGCAGGCATGATGACTTTTCATCCTGCTGGATTTCCACACGGGCCGCACCCTAAGGCCATTGAGGCCGTGAAAACTAAAACAGAAACCAAAGAATATGCGGTGATGATTGATACCCGCTGGCCGCTAAAACAGGATAACTTTTTGGGTTCCGTGGAAGTGAAGGATTACTGGAAGTCTTGGCAAACAAAGTAGATATTCCGTGGGGTCATGATCTGACCCCAGATCAAGCAATGACTTTGGCCATAAAGCTGGCGCAAATGGGTAAAGGCCATGTAGAGCCGAATCCGCCTGTGGGCTGTGTGATTTTAAACCGCGAGGGCCATCTAATTGGGGCAGGTTATCATCGCAAATATGGTGGTGATCATGCAGAAGTGGCTGCACTAAAAAGTGCAGCCTCGTCGAACCTTGATGGCGCTGTTATTTACGTGACATTAGAGCCCTGTGCCCATCACGGGAAAACCCCTTCTTGCGCTAAGCACATTGCAAATCTACCGGTGCAAAAAGTTATATATGGCTTGCAAGATCCAAACCCCCTTGTGGCTGGACAAGGTGCAAAAATATTGTCTGATGCAGGTGTAATCGCTGAGCTGTGGGTGGGCGAAACAGATTCATTGTATGACTTGGTGGAAATGTTTTTTCATAACATGATTCATAAGCGAGCTTTTGTAACCTTAAAGGTGGCTACCAGCTTAGATGGGTTCATGGGGCTTCAGTCAGGGGAAAGTCAATGGATCACGGATGAGGTGGCCCGCAAGTACAGTCATTATCTTAGGGCACAGCATGGAGGTGTCGCAGTTGGGTTGGGTACCTATCGTCATGATAATCCCTCTCTCGACGTACGGCATGAAGATTACCCCGATAAAAAAAATACGGCAGTTATTCTTGATCCGTTGGGCGAAAGTTTTAAAACTTTGCCCCACTCAAAACTGGCGAGCTGTCATGACGAGAAAGATCGGTGGGTGGTCACTGGGGAATCAGCGCCACAAGTTGCGGGGCCATGGCAGCAAATCACTGCACCTATGTCGAGTCATGGTGAGTTTGATCTCATTGATCTGACAAAAGTCCTCTACGACAATGGTGTTCACTCGGTCTATGTCGAGGGCGGGGCTGCGACCTATGGATCATTTTTGCGGCAACAAGCGTGGAATCGTTTGCAGCTTTTTATGGCCCCCAAGATTATAGGGGGAAATGCCGGTCTTGGCTGGACGGCTGAAACAGGCGCCGATCGCCTCGATGATGCTTGGATTTTAGAAAAATCTTCGATCATGGACCTAGGTGGAGATTGGTTGATTTCGGGCCTTTCGCGTCAGACATTAAATGATCGCAAACCAATATAAACACAGGTTTTTTTGTTACCCCTAGGTAAGTCCAGAATTGTTTTCTGAGGTTCAGTCTTTTTCGACTTTGTCCGAAATATTCTAAGTATTAGTCCATGCAACTTAGGGTATTAAATGTCATCGGCAAAAAAACAAGCGAGCGCCTCGGAGAATTGGTACAGACACGTGCCATCATATCTGAGAACTAAGGTTGAATTCGTGGATCTCACGAAACCGGCTCACTTGGTTCAGGGGCCTAAGCCAGCCATTGACGTTTCCAGGACACTGCAGCCCGACTTGGTTGTAAATCATGTTCTCACAGAACATGTGGATTGCGTGGTGCAAGAGGGCAATCCCTTTTTTAGTACTGAGGTAGGAGCGGCCGCCATTATTTGTGGATCGCCGAAAGACTTTTTTAAATTTCCAGTTTCAACCATACTAAGCCCAAACGAGTTGAACAAGAAGTCGGAACAGAAGATGATGCGCCTTTTTGCCTCTTTTAAAGAGCCATCAGAAAAAACTAAGCTCCTGAACGACTTAAATCATGAGGCTCGCACCCTCTCTCGATCAGAGAGCTTCGTTTCAGAAGCGGCAATGGTAGCTGATGAATTGATTACAAACGCTATTTTTAATGCGCCGTTTGTCAGTGACGAAAATAGATCCGGTGCGGACCGTTCGTTGCGGACATTGATAAGCAAAGATCAGAAAAATTCAGAGTTTTTTGTGGCAACCGACGGGGATCGACTCATACTAGGTTGCCGCGACCCTTTTGGGGGACTGGATATTAACTATTTACTTAACAAAGTTTATCGCTGTTATGTTCAGGGTGTTGATAAAAATATCAACATGGGCCACGGTGGTGCGGGTATTGGCTCATTCATGGTATTCAACACCGGAGCGAGCTACTACTTGGCGGTTGAAAAAGGCAAGCAAACAATTGTGTGTGCCAGTTTGCCATTAAAAATGAGTGGTTCAAAGAGATCATTATTACCTAAGAATTTACTAAGTGTCACAATTAAGGAGGACATCTAAAATGGGTCAATTTAGTGTTAGTCAGAGTCAAGAAGGCAACGATGTGGTCTTGACGTTTCAGGGACAGATTGATGAAGATGCCAACTTCCAATCCGCATCTGGTGTGTCAGGCAGCTCCATTATACTGAATTTAGATGGCGTTACAGCGATCAATTCATGCGGTATTCGGGAGTGGATTAAGTGGTTGAAGGAGCTTCCGTCAGGGGCCTCAATCACCTACAAAAACTGTCCAAAAGTAATCGTTGATCAGATCAACATGGTGGCGGGATTTCTGCCAGACAATGCAAAAGTGGATAGTTTTTATGTCCCTTACTATTGTGAAGAATCTGGCAATGAAAAAATGGTGCTTTTCACGTCAGGAAAAGAGTTTAACGGAGACAGCGTGAATCCGCCAGACTCAGTTGTGGACGATGAGACGGGTGACGAAATGGAAATGGATGTCATTGAATCAAAATATTTTAAGTTTTTACAGGGATAGGGATATTTAGTGGATTATAGTATTTTTGACTCACTCATTGATGGCGTGTTCGTACTTCGTGCGGATCGATCCGTTTTGTATTGTAACGAAGCGGCAGCCACGTTGGCCGAGTCATCTGTTCGCCGTTTGACCCGCGGTGGACCCATCTATGACCACTTCAAATTTGACGATGAGACGCTTTTTGTCATGCCCAAAGGGGAATGGGGTAAAGATGAAGCCACACCCTACAAAGAGGTGGCATTTGAGCTTAAAAGCGGAAAGCTCGGGCGAGTGCAGTTGGCCATTCAGCCGTTTACGGATGCAGCAGGTGAGCTGCGATGGGTGTTGATGCTCCATGATGTGACCCTTGAAGAGGTGTTACACAAAAAATACCACAAGCAACTAGAAGAAAAAGAAGTGGTGATTGATGAGCTGAAAATAGCTCAGGAGAAGCTTGAAGCTTATAGCAAAAATTTGGAATCTATGGTTGAGGAAAGAACGCGTGAATTAAAATCAGCCAACCTCATGCTCAGTGCAATTATGGATAGCTTGGGACAGGGATTTTTGGTTTTTAATGAGGGTGGAGTCTGCTCGAAGATCTTCACTAAGGCCTGTGAAGATGTTCTTGAATGCAATCCTGCAGACAAAAATATTTGGGATGTGTTGCGCCTGGACTCTTCTGAGTCAGAGACATTTCAAATGTGGATGAAGGCCGTCTATTCAGAGGCATTGCCGTTTGCAGATTTAAAAAATTTAGCACCCAATGAATATAAACATAGCGAAAATCGGTTTATTGAACTCGATTATTATCCGTTAAATACAGATGAGGGATCTATCGGTAATGTGGTATTGGTAGCTACCGACAAGACAGCAGTTCGCGAAGCGAATTTGGCTCTAGAAAAAGAAAAGCAATTTGTAAAAATGGTTATGAAAATTGTGGCCAACAAAGGCCAGTTTTCAAAGTTTCTGGCAAGCTGTGTTGCGACCATTTCAAGCGTGAAGACGCTGGTGTCCCAATCTAGCGATCTTGATATTAACTATTTATTTAGACTTTTGCACACCCTTGAGGGCGAGGCGGCCACTTACTCAGCCAATGAGCTTTGGCGAGCTTCTCGAATGGTCCAGGAGGTATTGGAGCCGCTCAGAAGCGGTAAGGCCGAGAACCCAGAAGCGGTTATTGTTAATTTAAAGCGATCTGTTAACGATTTAGAAACATCATACTCTGATTTTATGGCAAACAACGAAAAGCTATTTACACTTACAGGTGTGGCGGGAAGCCGACGGGTTGAGGTCACTTTAGAGGAAGTTTCAGGGTTGATGGATGATTTGCGAAAAAGAGGAGTGCCCGAAGAGGCCTGCGTGCTTGTGCAAAACCTACTATTGGCGGAACCCGTAGCTCCCTTGTTCATGCACATGAATGATGTGGCCACTCTTGTGGCCGAAAGAACCGGAAAGAAGCTCAAGCCCATGTATGTGGAAGGTGGCGAGATTAGAGTTTATCCAGCAGCCTATGAAGAATTATTTAGCACCCTAGTGCATGCATTTCGAAACGCTGTGGATCATGGGATTGAGCCCCCTGAGGAACGACAGATGGCCGGGAAAGACGAACAGGGTCAAATTAAGGTTGTGGTGAAAAGCACAGACTCTGGTCAGCAGCAGTGGCTGGAATTCCACATTTGCGATGATGGCGGTGGAATTGATGCTTCGCGGGTTCGAAGAAAGATGCAGGAAATGGGTCGTGGCAATGAGATTGAGGGGCTATCGGATCACCAAGTTATACAATATATTTTTGATGACGGATTTAGCACCCGTGATTCTGTAAGTGATTTTTCGGGACGTGGAGTGGGAATGAGTGCGATAAAAGCCTCTGCTGAAGAATTGGGCGGTACCGTAGAAGTGCAAACACAGCCAGGTGTGGGTTCTCGACTTATGATTAAGGTGCCATTGATCGTGCCCAACGAACTTGTCGTCGCAGAGGCCATAGCCAGCTAGATTTTTTGAATTGTACCACAACCTTAGGCCAGTATAGGTGTTCAAAGCCGATAATAGAACTTCAAATTGCTGAGAAAAACTGAAAGAATAAGTTATTGCAACTAAGCGGCGAAGAGGTTTCGCGATATGTTTCCAAAAGAGACCCAAATTCTTGTAGTTGATGATTCAATGAATATTCGTCAGATCATTTGTGACAACTTAAGGCGACTTGGGTACACAAGAATTGAGTCTGCCGGAGACGCCAACGAGGGTTATGGACGTTTAATGAATCTCAAGAATGAGGGGTCACCGGTAGGTTTGGTGCTTTCCGACTTGAACATGCCTG
Proteins encoded:
- a CDS encoding rhodanese-like domain-containing protein, whose translation is MSEKSVVNFTNKMPNPMFPTVFDVTCEEVFEKKDGVHLIDVRRPDEYTGDLGHIPGATLITLDEIPSRKNELPTTGTIVFICRSGGRSAQASAMAKEAGLQNVFNMQGGMMAWNDKKFKVER
- a CDS encoding homogentisate 1,2-dioxygenase codes for the protein MHHFSQGINTKQAHKAIPDGHFEEEQGHLGFFGPVSHLIRKQPSTRWTNIDGPLKPRLYDLVEYKSTDQWQRLLFNDSVSIGYQHVTVKSADQLVGERNADGDIVYFCHQGSGQILSEYGQLDYRRGHYVIIPKCVTYTVNATEPTTFLTIENRTSHYVEPDRGIVGRHAVFDVNAIGKPNLEVQESTLSSAGIDIKQIRVKHCDELTTYSFSSNVYDVVGWKGDLFPYTLHMDDMMPLMSHRAHLPPSAHSTFVARDFVICTFLPRPLEHDEDALKVPFYHQNIDYDEVLFYHDGDFFSRDNLHAGMMTFHPAGFPHGPHPKAIEAVKTKTETKEYAVMIDTRWPLKQDNFLGSVEVKDYWKSWQTK
- a CDS encoding HAD-IG family 5'-nucleotidase yields the protein MNRQVYVNRTLNLKRINYIGFDMDHTLVRYDSQAFEALAHSMIVKKLVADKDYPKEVLNLKFDFQRAVRGLVLDKTHGNVLKLSRHGAIRVSYHGLKPIDYKSQRRIYKSTYVDLSDSNYDTVDTTFSIAHATLFAQLVDLKDKTHAESLPDYYTMADDVLWALDMSHRDDSLKSVVRSRLQDFVIKDEAVVQGLERFKAHGKKIFVLTNSDYPYCKLLLDYAINPFLKQHKNWEELFEFVIAAAQKPRFFYDKLNFLKIDTESGLMTNLESTLEPGVYQGGCAARFTADLHLDPNEILYIGDHIYGDIVRLKKDCAWRTALVVEELEEEVRKTFEALPYTQQITTLMDKKVPLEREVDQLVSDQIENHHKKHEKKIDTLMSDISALDKQIGPLIKKQQEQFNPYWGEIMRAGIEESYFANQMERFACIYMARISDFLELSPRTYFRSFRRLMPHDPQ
- a CDS encoding AAA family ATPase; this translates as MAQAAEVRFTEDQLRALDVLHKPGNVFITGEAGSGKSFVIRHFHRSLNAKTFPILASTGAAAVLVGGRTFHSFMGLGIMEGGVDATVRRAVSDRRVVSRLKKAEGIIIDEVSMISGPALRAAEHICRIARSHEDLPWGGLKVVAVGDFAQLPPVEADRQGKSWAFLDPVWEQSDFSTVVLRQNMRTQDHNFLSVLNTVRKGEVDSDVETYLNSRIYSIEDGEFHGTRLFPLRRQTEEFNDRQLAQLEGDLHTFTAQYVGKDRSIAQLKKCSPLPEFLRLKLGALVMLRHNDPRQRWVNGSTGWVRSISENSIRVELASGREVDVEPITLTQMNAEGQVQAAVTQMPLNLAYAATIHKAQGLTLDSALINLDALWEPGQAYVALSRVIQGGRLCIQKWSPGSIKSDPQVMDFYRHLEAQLEDTSLL
- the panB gene encoding 3-methyl-2-oxobutanoate hydroxymethyltransferase, which encodes MNSLSFLVKKSNGEKISMVTCYDYWSACLLADSDVDCLLVGDSAAMVMHGHASTLPISIEQMAWHVSAVSRGAAKKFIVGDLPFLSYRKDLTENMKAVEALVKAGAHAVKLEGAAGNLELVNYIVESGVPVIGHLGLTPQSVNMLGGYKVQGRDQQAADKLRTQSLLLEKAGVTALVLECVPSVLAREVSESLKIPTIGIGAGPDTDGQVLVLHDLLGMNKDFRPKFVRQFLSGQHLVVEALNNFHQAVVSGDFPSLKESFE
- a CDS encoding DUF2520 domain-containing protein, with translation MGQVPKSPKYLIVGSGRLARHLHFYFQSLEVPHWQWARKPLREFNTLNIDDFPYAGDRLTHSLEQVDHVLLAISDQALVSWASQQHFGEKVVVHFSGSLTLPNMVTLHPLMTFGPELYEKELYPQIPFVYVSESTSFDQVFPELPNPSFPLEEKNFALYHALCVISGNFPTVLAQACFQEFEKYLGLPREVLFPFLRVTMNNILTYSESALTGPLARGDKQTIDKNLQALSGNPLSDIYESFLKFYKTTRPQ
- the hppD gene encoding 4-hydroxyphenylpyruvate dioxygenase translates to MSQRSSEAFNPVGLEGMEFIEYASPDPDALEELFYKLGFKKIAQHKSQDVGLFRQGGVNFILNKEKGSFADEFRDAHGPSVCATGFRVKDAKEAFKAAVERGARPVEAAPFHSFPAIYGIGDSVVYFVDHHHEGKVYEGDFNYIGPTDVPGFGAEVIDHMTNNVPLGQMQQWCDFYEKVFNFSEQRYFDIKGESTGLISKVMRSPCKKIIIPINEPSDSKSQIQEYLDEYKGSGIQHIALLTNDIIQTVSNMRRQGIDFLEVPDTYYELLPERMPQISEDIDVLRDLKILVDGDDEGYLLQIFTKTLIGPIFYEIIQRKNHNGFGEGNFQALFDSIELDQKRRGYL